The Brasilonema sennae CENA114 genome includes a region encoding these proteins:
- a CDS encoding alpha-ketoglutarate-dependent dioxygenase AlkB family protein: protein MQALSGYNFNFVVGNRYRTGKDSIGWHCDNFPQIGKRPAIASLSLGSDRKFKLRHKDSGETVDYHLESGSLLIMLPGCQEDWVHAVPKTARPVGERINWTFRPHVDAIANGEQKPDDLPHSL, encoded by the coding sequence ATTCAAGCATTAAGCGGATATAACTTCAATTTTGTAGTCGGTAATCGCTACCGAACAGGCAAAGACTCGATTGGCTGGCACTGCGATAATTTCCCTCAGATCGGTAAAAGACCTGCAATCGCCTCTTTAAGCTTAGGTAGCGATCGCAAATTTAAGCTGCGGCACAAGGACAGCGGTGAAACGGTTGACTACCATCTAGAGAGCGGATCCTTGTTAATCATGCTTCCTGGCTGTCAAGAAGACTGGGTTCACGCGGTTCCAAAAACCGCTCGTCCAGTTGGCGAACGAATCAACTGGACGTTTAGACCACATGTGGATGCGATCGCTAATGGTGAGCAAAAACCTGACGATCTTCCCCACTCTCTTTAG
- a CDS encoding NAD(P)H-binding protein, with amino-acid sequence MKVTVTGSLGNIGKPLAEELVQKGHTVTVISSKPEKQKDIEALGATAAIGSLSDVDFLVSIFTGADAVYAMVPPNFTVPDSREYYRRIGSSYAQAIQRSGVKRVVHLSSWGAHLDKGTGFIVGSHDVEGILNELSDVAITHLRAGYFYYNLYNYVDMIKEVGFIGANHGGDDKIVMVAPSDIAAAAVEEIETPVTDKKVRYVASDEHTANETAHILGIAIGKPDLKWATFTDEQMQDALEKKGMPTHTAAKFVELGASIHSGALREDYELHKPIAMGKVKLEDFAKEFAAGF; translated from the coding sequence ATGAAAGTCACAGTAACAGGTTCGTTAGGAAACATTGGCAAGCCACTGGCAGAGGAGTTAGTACAAAAAGGTCATACAGTTACGGTTATCAGCAGCAAGCCGGAAAAGCAAAAAGACATTGAAGCTTTGGGTGCCACAGCCGCCATTGGCTCATTGTCAGACGTTGATTTTCTGGTGTCTATCTTTACCGGTGCCGATGCTGTGTATGCGATGGTGCCGCCAAACTTTACCGTGCCCGATTCGAGAGAGTATTACCGGAGAATCGGCAGCAGCTATGCACAAGCCATTCAACGGTCGGGCGTAAAGCGTGTGGTTCATCTCAGCAGTTGGGGCGCGCATTTAGATAAAGGCACCGGATTCATCGTCGGTTCTCATGATGTAGAAGGCATTTTGAATGAGCTGTCAGACGTAGCCATTACGCATCTGCGTGCTGGTTACTTCTACTACAATCTTTACAACTATGTAGACATGATCAAAGAGGTGGGCTTTATCGGCGCAAACCACGGGGGCGACGACAAGATTGTAATGGTTGCCCCAAGCGATATTGCGGCTGCCGCTGTAGAAGAGATAGAAACACCTGTTACCGACAAGAAAGTGCGCTATGTGGCGAGCGACGAGCATACTGCCAACGAAACCGCTCACATCTTAGGCATCGCTATTGGCAAGCCGGATTTAAAGTGGGCAACTTTTACTGATGAGCAAATGCAAGATGCTTTGGAAAAGAAAGGAATGCCGACACATACTGCCGCTAAATTTGTTGAATTGGGTGCCAGCATTCACAGCGGCGCATTACGGGAGGATTACGAACTGCATAAGCCAATTGCTATGGGCAAAGTAAAGTTGGAAGATTTTGCAAAGGAATTTGCTGCTGGTTTTTAA
- a CDS encoding antibiotic biosynthesis monooxygenase family protein encodes MITISEHTGIVTAVNVFRVEPEQQQHVIDFLVENRHTPMKHPGCLSVNIHKSLDGERVINYVQWRSWEEFETASVDPEFIAARKQAAELGLFDSHFYEVVFTSEAQSH; translated from the coding sequence ATGATTACAATCAGCGAACATACTGGAATTGTCACTGCAGTCAACGTCTTCCGCGTCGAACCCGAACAACAGCAGCATGTAATAGATTTCCTAGTGGAGAATCGACATACGCCTATGAAGCATCCGGGCTGTCTATCGGTCAATATACATAAAAGCTTGGACGGCGAGCGGGTAATTAATTATGTCCAGTGGCGTAGCTGGGAAGAATTTGAAACTGCTAGTGTAGACCCAGAGTTTATTGCTGCCAGGAAGCAAGCGGCGGAATTAGGATTGTTTGATTCACACTTTTATGAGGTCGTCTTCACATCTGAGGCACAGTCACACTAG
- a CDS encoding SDR family oxidoreductase has protein sequence MKKVLITGANKSIGLETARQLLQKGYYIYLGSRNLKNGLEAVEKLKAEGLTDVEAIQIDVSDDESVKAARAELGKKTESLDVLINNAGISGGFPQTATGASIDAFKKVFDTNVFGVVRVTQAFMDLLQKSPEPRIVNVSSSQGSLTLGDDPTDLYYNHKAAVYQSSKSALNMYTINLAYELRNSPFKVNAVDPGFVATDFNNHRGTGTVEEAGARIAKYAIIDSDGPTGKFFSEEYNPETGEIPW, from the coding sequence ATGAAAAAAGTATTAATCACCGGAGCCAATAAAAGTATTGGCTTAGAAACTGCCCGCCAACTGCTGCAAAAGGGATATTACATTTATTTAGGCAGCCGTAATTTAAAGAATGGACTGGAAGCGGTAGAAAAGCTTAAAGCCGAAGGATTAACCGATGTGGAAGCCATCCAAATAGATGTCAGCGATGATGAATCGGTCAAAGCCGCCCGTGCCGAATTGGGCAAAAAAACCGAAAGTTTGGATGTGCTGATCAATAACGCCGGGATTAGCGGAGGCTTTCCGCAAACAGCGACCGGCGCGAGTATAGACGCATTTAAAAAGGTGTTTGATACCAATGTGTTTGGCGTTGTGAGAGTCACTCAGGCTTTTATGGATTTGTTGCAAAAGTCGCCCGAACCACGCATCGTCAATGTAAGTTCGAGTCAGGGTTCGCTTACCTTAGGCGACGATCCGACCGATCTGTATTACAACCACAAAGCAGCCGTGTATCAATCCTCAAAATCAGCGCTCAATATGTACACCATCAACCTGGCTTACGAACTGCGCAATTCGCCGTTCAAAGTAAATGCGGTTGACCCTGGCTTTGTCGCAACCGATTTTAACAATCACCGCGGAACCGGTACTGTCGAGGAGGCTGGCGCGCGGATAGCTAAATACGCCATTATTGACAGCGACGGTCCAACAGGAAAGTTTTTTAGTGAAGAATACAATCCAGAAACGGGAGAAATTCCCTGGTAG
- a CDS encoding Uma2 family endonuclease: protein MNALTVNLNPVIELTDEQFFQLCQANRDLRFERTATGELIIMPPTGGETGNRNAGLTGQLWLWNEQNKLGIIFDSSTGFKLPNGADRSPDAAWVKLECWNALTQEQQTRFLPLCPDFVVELLSPTDTLKVTQQKMKEYQENGTRLGWLINRKSRQVEIYRIGQEVEVLESPVSLSGEDVLPGFVLNLEVIW from the coding sequence ATGAATGCCTTAACAGTTAATCTCAATCCCGTGATTGAATTGACAGATGAGCAATTTTTCCAGCTATGTCAGGCAAACCGCGATTTGAGGTTTGAACGTACTGCAACCGGAGAATTAATTATCATGCCACCCACAGGGGGAGAAACAGGAAACCGTAATGCTGGACTAACTGGTCAGCTTTGGTTATGGAATGAACAAAATAAACTAGGTATAATTTTCGATTCTTCAACAGGGTTTAAACTTCCTAACGGTGCGGATCGTTCTCCTGATGCTGCTTGGGTGAAACTGGAATGCTGGAATGCACTGACTCAAGAACAACAAACAAGATTTCTACCACTTTGTCCTGATTTTGTAGTTGAATTACTTTCGCCAACTGATACTTTGAAAGTGACTCAACAAAAGATGAAAGAATACCAAGAGAATGGTACTCGTTTGGGTTGGTTAATTAATCGTAAGTCTCGGCAAGTAGAGATTTATCGAATTGGGCAAGAGGTTGAAGTGTTAGAATCTCCTGTTAGTTTGTCAGGCGAGGATGTGCTACCTGGATTTGTGTTAAATCTTGAGGTTATTTGGTAA
- a CDS encoding magnesium chelatase subunit H — protein MFTHVKSTIRHIAPDNLRGRHLIKVVYVVLESQYQSALSQAVREINQNHPNLAIEISGYLIEELRDQENYQEFQKDMASANIFIASLIFIEDLAQKLVAAVAPYRDRLDVAVVFPSMPEVMRLNKMGSFSLAQLGQSKSVIAQFMRKRKEKSGAGFQDGMLKLLRTLPQVLKYLPMDKAQDARNFMLSFQYWLGGSADNLENFLLMLADKYVLKNNLETRTFTSVQYKAPVVYPDMGIWHPLAPTMFEDVKEYLNWHNSRKDIPNDLKDPLAPCVGLVLQRTHLVTGDDAHYVAMVQELEAMGARVLPVFAGGLDFSKPVDAHFYEPTTQTPLVDAVISLTGFALVGGPARQDHPKAIDALKRLNRPYMVVLPLVFQTTEEWQDSDLGLHPIQVALQIAIPELDGAIEPIILSGRDGTTGKAIALQDRIEIVAQRALKWASLRRKPKLNKKVAITVFSFPPDKGNVGSAAYLDVFGSIYQVMKALKNNGYDVQDVPESAKELMEEVIHDAQAQYNSPELNIAYRMSVPEYEAFTPYSQRLEENWGPPPGQLNSDGQNLLIYGKQFGNVFIGVQPTFGYEGDPMRLLFSRSASPHHGFAAYYTYLEQIWQADAVLHFGTHGSLEFMPGKQMGMSGECYPDNLIGTIPNLYYYAANNPSEATIAKRRSYAETISYLTPPAENAGLYKGLKELSELIGSYQTLKDTGRGIPIVNTIMDKCRMVNLDKDIALPETDAKDMTAEERDNIVGSVYRKLMEIESRLLPCGLHVVGKPPSAEEAIATLVNIASLDRSEEEIQSLPRIIASSIGRNIDEVYQNSDKGILDDVQLLQDITMTTRAAVSALVKEQTDAEGRVSFVSKLNFFNMGKKEPWVEALHKAGYTKVDATALKPLFEYLEFCLQQVCADNELGALLKGLEGEYILPGPGGDPIRNPDVLPTGKNIHALDPQSIPTTAAVQSAKIVVDRLLARQMAENGGQYPETIACVLWGTDNIKTYGESLAQIMWMVGVRPVPDALGRVNKLELIPLEELGRPRVDVVVNCSGVFRDLFINQMNLLDQAVKMAAEADEPLSMNYVRKHALEQAEEMGINLRQAATRIFSNASGSYSSNINLAVENSSWESEAELQEMYLNRKSFAFSADNPGTMEESRKIFERTLKTAEVTFQNLDSSEISLTDVSHYFDSDPTKVVASLRGDGKTPASYIADTTTANAQVRSLSETVRLDARTKLLNPKWYEGMLSHGYEGVRELSKRLVNTMGWSATAGAVDNWVYEDTNETFIKDEAMRNRLLNLNPHSFRKVVSTLLEVNGRGYWETSESNLELLRELYQEVEDRIEGIE, from the coding sequence ATGTTCACTCACGTCAAGTCCACCATTAGACATATTGCGCCTGATAATCTGCGGGGGCGTCATTTAATTAAGGTGGTCTATGTCGTGTTAGAGTCCCAGTACCAGAGTGCATTGTCACAAGCGGTTCGGGAAATTAACCAAAATCATCCCAATCTGGCGATTGAAATTAGTGGTTACTTGATTGAAGAACTCCGAGACCAAGAGAACTACCAGGAGTTCCAAAAGGATATGGCAAGTGCCAATATCTTTATTGCCTCACTAATTTTTATAGAAGATTTAGCACAGAAGTTAGTCGCAGCAGTAGCACCATATCGCGATCGCCTGGACGTTGCGGTTGTGTTCCCCTCAATGCCCGAAGTTATGCGCCTAAATAAAATGGGCAGTTTCTCCTTAGCACAATTGGGGCAATCTAAGAGCGTGATAGCACAGTTCATGCGAAAGCGCAAGGAAAAATCTGGCGCTGGCTTCCAAGATGGAATGCTAAAGCTGCTGCGGACATTACCGCAAGTCCTGAAGTACCTGCCAATGGACAAAGCACAGGACGCCCGAAATTTCATGCTTAGCTTTCAGTATTGGCTGGGGGGTTCTGCAGACAACCTGGAAAACTTCTTGCTGATGCTAGCTGATAAGTACGTCTTGAAAAATAATCTAGAGACGAGAACTTTTACGTCAGTACAATACAAAGCACCAGTTGTCTATCCCGATATGGGGATTTGGCATCCTCTCGCGCCGACAATGTTTGAAGATGTCAAGGAATACCTCAACTGGCACAACAGTCGTAAGGATATCCCTAATGATTTAAAAGATCCGCTAGCACCTTGTGTTGGTTTGGTGTTACAACGGACGCACCTTGTGACTGGTGATGATGCCCATTATGTCGCAATGGTGCAGGAACTCGAAGCTATGGGCGCACGGGTTCTTCCAGTGTTTGCCGGGGGTTTGGACTTCTCCAAACCTGTGGATGCACACTTCTACGAACCGACAACTCAAACGCCACTTGTTGATGCAGTTATCTCCTTGACGGGTTTTGCCCTAGTAGGTGGACCAGCACGCCAAGACCATCCTAAGGCAATTGATGCCCTGAAGCGGCTGAACCGTCCTTACATGGTAGTCTTGCCTCTGGTCTTCCAAACAACGGAAGAATGGCAGGATAGCGATTTGGGGTTACATCCAATTCAGGTGGCGTTACAAATTGCTATTCCTGAATTAGATGGCGCAATTGAACCGATAATTTTATCAGGACGGGATGGGACAACAGGGAAGGCGATCGCCCTGCAAGATCGCATCGAAATAGTCGCACAACGCGCCCTCAAATGGGCTAGCCTGCGCCGTAAGCCGAAATTAAACAAGAAAGTTGCCATCACCGTTTTCAGCTTCCCACCAGATAAAGGTAACGTGGGAAGCGCCGCATACTTGGATGTATTCGGCTCAATTTACCAGGTGATGAAAGCCCTCAAGAACAACGGTTATGATGTGCAAGATGTGCCTGAGTCCGCCAAGGAGTTGATGGAAGAAGTCATCCACGACGCGCAGGCGCAGTACAACAGCCCGGAACTCAACATTGCTTATCGGATGTCGGTTCCTGAGTATGAAGCATTCACACCCTACTCACAACGCCTTGAGGAAAACTGGGGACCACCTCCGGGACAACTCAACAGCGATGGACAAAACCTACTGATTTATGGTAAGCAATTCGGTAACGTTTTCATCGGTGTTCAGCCCACCTTTGGTTACGAAGGTGACCCCATGCGGTTGTTGTTCTCGCGTTCTGCAAGTCCACACCACGGTTTTGCGGCGTATTATACCTACTTAGAGCAAATTTGGCAAGCTGACGCTGTGCTCCACTTCGGGACTCACGGTTCCTTGGAATTTATGCCAGGAAAACAGATGGGGATGTCTGGAGAATGTTATCCAGATAACTTGATTGGCACAATTCCTAATCTTTACTACTACGCTGCAAATAACCCCAGTGAGGCGACAATTGCCAAGCGTCGCAGCTATGCGGAGACAATTTCCTACCTGACTCCCCCAGCCGAAAATGCTGGGTTGTACAAAGGTTTGAAAGAACTCAGCGAGTTGATTGGTTCTTACCAAACTTTGAAAGATACTGGGCGTGGTATTCCCATCGTCAACACCATCATGGATAAATGCCGGATGGTGAACCTGGATAAGGACATCGCCTTACCAGAAACTGATGCCAAAGATATGACCGCCGAAGAGCGCGATAATATTGTTGGTTCGGTCTACCGTAAGTTGATGGAGATTGAATCGCGACTGTTGCCATGTGGACTACATGTTGTTGGTAAACCACCTTCGGCTGAGGAGGCGATCGCAACTCTCGTCAACATTGCCAGCTTAGATCGTTCAGAAGAAGAAATTCAAAGTCTACCCCGCATTATCGCAAGCAGTATTGGGCGTAACATCGACGAAGTATACCAAAACAGCGACAAAGGCATTTTAGATGATGTCCAGCTGCTGCAAGACATCACGATGACAACGCGCGCTGCAGTTTCCGCCCTTGTGAAAGAGCAAACCGACGCAGAAGGACGAGTTTCCTTTGTTTCCAAGCTCAACTTCTTCAACATGGGCAAAAAAGAACCTTGGGTAGAAGCACTGCACAAAGCAGGTTATACCAAGGTGGATGCGACAGCACTCAAACCACTGTTTGAGTATCTGGAATTCTGCTTGCAGCAAGTTTGTGCTGATAATGAACTGGGCGCATTACTCAAAGGCTTAGAAGGCGAGTACATCCTTCCTGGTCCTGGTGGTGATCCCATTCGTAACCCGGATGTCTTGCCCACTGGTAAAAATATCCACGCACTCGACCCCCAATCTATCCCGACCACAGCTGCTGTACAGTCGGCTAAAATCGTTGTAGACCGATTGCTGGCGCGTCAGATGGCAGAAAACGGCGGTCAGTATCCCGAAACCATTGCCTGTGTCCTATGGGGAACAGATAACATCAAGACCTACGGTGAATCACTGGCACAAATCATGTGGATGGTGGGAGTACGACCAGTTCCTGATGCGTTGGGACGAGTTAATAAGTTAGAATTAATACCTCTTGAAGAGTTGGGACGTCCCCGCGTTGATGTAGTTGTCAATTGTTCTGGTGTCTTCCGCGACTTGTTCATCAACCAAATGAACCTGCTAGATCAAGCGGTGAAAATGGCGGCGGAAGCAGATGAACCACTATCAATGAACTACGTCCGCAAACATGCCCTTGAACAAGCAGAGGAAATGGGGATTAACTTGCGCCAAGCAGCAACTCGCATTTTCTCCAATGCTTCTGGTTCCTACTCGTCCAATATCAACTTGGCGGTAGAAAACAGCAGTTGGGAAAGCGAAGCCGAGTTGCAAGAAATGTACCTCAACCGCAAATCCTTCGCCTTCAGTGCCGATAACCCCGGTACGATGGAAGAATCCCGAAAGATTTTTGAAAGAACCTTGAAAACTGCTGAGGTGACTTTCCAAAATCTCGACTCATCCGAAATTAGCTTGACGGATGTTTCCCATTACTTCGATTCTGATCCCACCAAAGTTGTCGCTAGCTTGCGGGGTGATGGTAAGACACCAGCATCTTACATAGCTGACACTACCACAGCTAATGCTCAAGTCCGTAGCTTATCAGAAACCGTGCGTTTGGATGCTCGTACCAAATTGTTAAATCCCAAGTGGTACGAAGGAATGCTGTCTCACGGTTACGAAGGTGTGCGGGAACTCTCCAAGCGCTTAGTAAATACAATGGGTTGGAGTGCAACCGCTGGTGCTGTGGATAACTGGGTTTATGAGGACACCAATGAAACCTTCATCAAAGATGAAGCAATGCGGAACCGTTTGTTGAACCTCAACCCTCATTCTTTCCGCAAAGTTGTTTCCACCTTATTGGAAGTCAATGGGCGCGGTTACTGGGAGACAAGCGAGAGTAATTTGGAATTGCTACGCGAGTTGTATCAGGAGGTTGAGGATCGGATTGAGGGAATTGAGTAA